The Ipomoea triloba cultivar NCNSP0323 chromosome 14, ASM357664v1 region TCTAGTTAGGCCACTTCCATTAAGAGTCGAACTTATATTGCCTCTATAGTCTACTCTATATATGCATTATCTTCTATACTCCATATACATTTGGATTGTTAATTAGTCTAAcactgtttctttttttttttttttgaaaagaaacaGTGTTAGACTAATTAACAAAAAACACtgtttcttttcaaaaaaaaaaaagaaacagtgTTTTCTTATTTCAAGTACTTTGCAACACAGATTGAAGAGAATGgaaacaagaagctaagcatcACATGTTCTCCTACCACTTTGAAGGTAACTTTAATTTGATGACTCCACCATCATATCAACTGAAGCAAGCACCCATACATACCTCTTAGCTCCCTAAACAAATCCTAAGCTCTGTCAATGTTGTTGTGATTTAAGGTTAGAAAATTTACTTCATTGTTTTGGTTTTGCATTGCaagttattttttctttttcttagcAAATTGTGGTTTGATTTTGAGGTGAGAAATTGTTCCCTTGAAAGGTGGGAGTGCTTCGGTATAAGAAAAGGGACCGGCTTAGTTTTATTTTGATGATTGTTGCTTTTATGCAAGTTTTATGTGGTGGTTTTGTATGGATTATTGACTATCGAATCACAATGTGTAGTTGTGGGAgagaaaaatttattatatttattatagacTTTTAGCTTGATGCTAAAAAAAACGTAATTGGAATACATTTGATAAATCCTCAATCACTCGAGAAAAAAGAATTTTACATTTCTCAGGTGAAATTTACTTTTCTTGATATCATGAAATATGATTCGTATTGAGCCAAacttttctaaataaaaaattatatcaaatgtgagAATAATTCTTTTACCTTTTAAATTCGCAGAAAAATTCGAACTTTTCTAGCTACAAAACGCCCCTGATTATATAGTAAAAGAAGGTTATAAAAGACTTTTGTGTCACATTTTGATTGAATATGCActgagaaataaaatttatgaaaaaaaaaacatggataTTTGTATGATGTTCAAAATTTAAAGACCTAAAGTTGATTTGCTAAGCACCAAATTTGCAGAAGCAGAACAATATGTAGGAAATCTCAAGATACAACAGAGTGGCAGGCTACATCTCAAGCAAACTATTAAAGGTGTCTAAGATTGGGGTTTCATATGGGTAAACATCTTCATTGCAAACTCGGCTAGTTTCTCAGTGGAAGGCATCACATCCTTCACGGCATCATCAGCGCAGAAATCTTGTGCCCAATTGGCCAAACCAGGAACCTTAGCTTCATCCACAAACTTAATCCTGTTAAATGTCTCGGTCACCCTTATCCAGGCCATAAAGCATCCCAGTGCAATGTCCAAGAACCCCATTCTCTCTCCCCCAAAGAATTTCTTCCCTTTGCTGCAACTTTGGAAGGCACCCTCCAACACCCCCAAGCCTTCTTCCACCTCACTTATCGCTGCCTTTTTGGCTTCCTCATCCTGAGCAGTTGCCACGGTTTGCAGCTTTGGGAACCACTGCAccacaaaaaattacaattatgtTGGGCGGAGGCTGATAAGAGCCAAGTCCAGCACTATGTAACTAGGAGAATTGTTGGGCAAGACAAGTAGGATAACTCTCAAAAATCTGTggtgtaaaaaaattaaattgctcTACCAACTGTAACTTTTAGCGTATTGATAAGTGTTTCATCTTAATAAGTAGTATCTGGGGATTCGAGACACAGTTTCAGTGATTTTCCGCCATATGGAGCTCATTTTCTCCGGTCAACGAAAATCATTTTACATTGAATGGGTTTTTCAGTGATTGCCAAACATCCAAAGcctagaaaatgatttccgaaaatcatttttcggacttccaaacacacccttagtacgAAATATGGTACTACGAAGAAACAGGCCATTTGGATTTTTTAATCtcgtttttataaataaatgaattctgatcaaaagttataaaattaatgaaagaaagaagaatCTTATCATGGTGGATGATATGAAGAAATTGATGAGCTTTAGACTAAAATAGAAAAAGGGGGTTaattacagatttttttttttaatttcttaagtaGTTAGATTTAAAATAGATATTAGACCCTATGTTTTGTACGGTTGGGCATTATGCACAAACAAAAATTGACCCTGCTAAGAATCTAGAGAATAAATTAGTGCATCCCTACCAGTTTTAATAGagtttttgtcaataaaaaaatttgggATAGAAAAACAATACTGACTTTGGAAACTAAATTTTGGAGCAAAATTTCTCCTGCTTTGATTTTGTAGGAGTTGCAGGAgaagactaaaaaaaaaaaaaaaaaaaaaaaaaaaaaaaaaaaaaaaaccaaacaagcGCGTTTGATCCAAACTTCGCGCTCGCTGGGGAGCGTCAGAGTggccaccaaacttttaaatgcaacttttatattttttttgtcagaatttattttttattcttttttctttttctcctttttatctttcctttcatattctttttcttaatcacacttacaaaaaccagtcgttataccatggaccacggtccacaatgcattgtggaccgcggtcactaatactacagttcatctcaaaaaatactgccttacatttgtttttatattattgaatgaaactgtagttatatcgaaatgtaactgtaattgtattgaaatgtaactgcagtgtatatgaactgatattgaataacagtttcacatttgtgttttatattatcgaatgaaactgtagttatatcgaaatgtaactgtagttatatcgaaatgtaactgtaattgtgttgaaatgtaactgcagtgtatatgaactgatactgaataacagtttcacatttgtgtttttttattatcgaatgaaactgtagttatatcgaaatgtaactgaagttgtgttgaaatgtaactgcagtgtatatgaactgaaagtaaATGACGCGGAACGGAAGTCGTTTtatctgtctgttttcattaattaaaacgacgttgttttgatgcgCGAtacacgatataatttgcggcaAAACTCCTCAAAATCACAAAAAATCCTATAATTACGGATTTTCTTAGAGTGaggcagagagagagagagagaaaaagaggaATAGGGAAGTGGGTTTGGTCTTTACACTTTACAGCACAAAAGGAATAGGAAAGTGGATTTGGTCCGACAAAGGTGGATAATGCCATGGAAAAGAGAAAGTAAAcatcatatttatatacatattgcACACTCAATCATCAATAATTGAATTCTTTATATTAGATCAAGCAATTCATGTCCAAACCTCACTGGCCTCCCATTCACCTTTTGAGCATCCATATTAGTTGTgaattttacacaatttttttatgtGGCACTAATAAAGAAAGGTAggagaacaaaaaaaatcaaaagaaagaaaaggaaaaaataatttgacatggaaatcaaattattttgtttggttggagggaattacaattccctcattttcatggaattagaatcacATGATCACCTGGGATTTTAATTCCGtaaattttaggaaaaaaaaatcctaacaccacaaacaacaacaacattattattattattattatagacaGAACTTTAgtttttgtggaaaaatgtagaGTGAGTGGAAGATTGATGACGTGTAATATCCAACATTTCCTCCAACAACATAATCTAttccttttctctcttttttttttttttttttttttttgtggaaattttctctcttttcttttcttccctcCATCTCAcctttacataattttttttttaaaaaaaaaacccaaaaaatcaTAAATGGAAATGCTCTTTGCTCAAAATGCATTGAGGTTTAACGTGTATTCCTAAAATTCTGGATAAGGGAAGTATTTGTAGAATACGAATTAAATCTTCCTTAAGAGACATTTTGTTACTTTTTCATCAATTAAACTCTCATGAAAATGTTTCCAAAATTATGTTTGTTgggaataaaatgaaaattaattatatgtttgGTGTTATCTTGGAAAgataacaattaaattttataaaatcaacaaaaaaactaaattttaaatcaaaatcgTAAATTTTCTAGACTTTAAGTAGTAAAAAGTTaaccactaaaccaaataaagtaaaaaacttacagcacgtttggttcacggaatgaatttggagggaataggaatgttattccacaaggaatggaataggtaatgAATAGAACataattgtattctattgtttggttcgctgaagaaatagactttaggaattgtattataaCGTTTGGTTAGtagaaggaatagaaatggaatatatgcttaaagacataaatacccttatgcaaaatatattattattattattattattattattattattattattactacctaagatttttatataatattattttatagcaattacaatattaaaaaaatgatatataaattatgaaacaaaatatgcatataaataacaaaaatttttaaagaacattCAACAATATTAGGAATGAAGAAATTATAAGGTCTTCATTCAAGAAGTTAATTTGAGATGGGTGTTTCTCCTTATTTTAAGGAGTCTCTCCTTATTTAGGAGTCTTTCTACAACAAATGATGATATTCAAGAGTCAATAACTAATGATCCATAGCAATCAACTCACGTCTCTCATTTTAATTACCGACATacttaaaactaattatttagcTCTGTCCTCTTCGCTCTGTGGAAGTTCGGATCGCCGCATTCTTGTATTGCTCGACGACTCATCCCTCAAGTCATCTCAGTCCCTCTTCTTTAACACTCTGCGATCTCGCTGTTTCGTTCTGAACCTCTTCTTTAACACTCTGCGATCTCGCTGTTTCGTTCTGAAATTCAAGCTCCTTGATGATCCCACCATCCATTTCGTTCTGAAATTCAAGCTCCTTGATGATCCCACCATCCAACGATATTGACAGTACTTGTACGATGCTAATGCATATGATTTAATTTGATCTGAAACATTGCTGCAGAGTGCGGTGTCGATTTGGATGAGGATCCCTTTGTTGTGGTTATTGATCATTCTAGCCATGCTCTCTCTGAAACtgagagaaaaagagagaacCACTCTTTTGCACTGCTCAAAAGGAACTCCAAGTTTGGGTGATTCTTGATTCAGATTCAATGATGAGAAAAATAGTAATTTCCTGTCAATTGTTGGCACTTTCTGATTTCTACTCAATTCATTCCAACTTCTCAACCAGGTTGATCATCCATTTTAGAGACTCAAAAAACAaacctaaaaatttaaacaaagggtaaaaaaggaaatataataaaatacatattccTAAGAGGtcaggaataggttaataccgGGGAccctggtaatagctattacccttgcaagggtaatagctcattcccaggaacaatgttcctgggaatacaaatccgaaccaaacaacggaataggttattactgggaatgctatgccattccctacctattccgtgaaccaaacatcccaTTAGTCATAAACATTAAAATCGAAACCTAAGATTGACAAGACCTAGGGTCTTGGTGTTTTGGTgttttaaactaaattttaaatgtgaACCGTAAATGCTAATTGATTTGGAATGGTGAATTCTTGTGTTTTACAGGACGTTTGGTTGGAAATAAAAGATTAGAGccaaaagaaattgtaatttagtGAGAGAAGAATAATGTGAAAAGaaagtaagaattcaaattacattatttggaaGGAAGGAATAGAACTATTGAGAAGGAGAATGAAAGAAAtggtataaaaattaaaacaatgtatttgtgtaataataatactaatcaaaGGTATAAAAAaagttcttttaaaaaaaaaaaatttcccattCTTTTCCCcattaaattgcaattcatattgGGAAggatatgaattgcaattcaacaaaataaaaaaattacaattcttttcaatcaaacactataatttaaaggatcacacttgtgtgagaccgtctcacggatccttattcgtgagacgggccGGGTCggatcaaagcaccatgcaaatgtcatacttatatgtgcaactatcatacttatatgctcatataacactaatcaagaatataatttttgttacttataagagaaaaagtaatacatttttcataataagtaatattgacaagtgtcccttacttataagggcaaatataatacttttgaagaaaaaaataatacttttaaattgaaatataaaagtattgtattttcccttaaaagtattacatttaccattataagtaacaaaattttattcctgattagtattacatttgagcatataagtatgacatttgtgcatataagtgttacaattgcatattgacccgacccgtctcatggtgagacggtctcacacaaatttttgcttaATTTAAATGGTCAAAGCATTGTgttgtaattaaattacaattacaaCCAAGTAAACAACGAATGTGATCAAacaaaattgaagatgatgGAGGTAACCAGACCTAGGGTCCACACGGTTTAAGCATTTTGAAAcgtaaaatagaaaaatattccGTAATTATTGCTTATTAGCTTCCAACCGTGTGGACCCCGGCCGGCCGGCCAAGTAATACTTTGCAGCTTGGCCATCATCAATAATGGAGATCTGATCTAGATCGAAAAATAACAAGTGAGAAACACTGAGAGAGCTGAGCTGAGCTTCATTCTTCAATTACTTTCCCTTCATCTCAATGGCCACGAAAACAACTTCCACTACTTCTCGTAATCAGGGTGCTTCTGCTGCAATGCCTCAACATGTGTTCATGGTGGGTAACAACAATGCATTGGAAGAAATTAAGGACAAGCTCACCAACTCCTCAAAAGAAAGAGAAGTCATCTCCATCACAGGAATGGGAGGTATTGGCAAGACGACATTGgcaaaaaatgtttatgaagATAAAGACATCAAGCGTCATTTTGACATTCGAGCATGGATTACTGTGTCTCAATCTTATTCCTTGGATGATTTGCTCCGAGTGCTCCTCCAATCAATTGACGTTTCTTCTCCAACAGAAGAACAATCTGTGCTCCTCCAATCAATTGACGCTTCTTCTCCAACAGAAGAACAATCTGCAGGAACCTTTGAACTCAAGGATAAAGTCCGTAAGTTGTTGCTTGGAAAgaggtatctaattgcaataGATGACATATGGAGTACACAAGTTTGGGATGATTTGAAGATATGCTTCCCATCAGAAAAGAGAAATGGGAGTCGAGTATTGTTGACAACTCGACTCACAAATGTGGCTACTCATGCTAGTTCTGGTGGTCTCCCATTTAGCATGCCTACcctaagcaaagaagaaagttgggatctattttgcaaaaaaatatttgcaaaaGAATCTTGCCCTCCTATTGAATTTCAGGAAATTGGGAGAGATATTGTGATGAAATGCAAAGGATTACCACTCTCAATTATCTTGATGGCTGGGATTCTATCCAAAGCTAAAATGAAGGTGGAGGATTGGGAAAATGTTGCCAGAGATGTAGcattatcatcaactttataTGAGGAGCAAAATTGTGAGAAAATACTTTTGTTGAGTTACAATCACTTGCCTGAAAATTTGAAGACTTGCTTCTTATATTTAGGAGTATTTCCAGAAGATTATGAGATTCCCGTTCGAAGATTAGTTGGATATTGGGTCGCTCAGGGATTTGTAGAAGATGATGAGGCTTTGGTGGCTAACAATAAAGAGGAAGTGGGATGGCAAAAGTTGCAAGATCTTATtgatagaaatttaatttttgtggaAAAAAGGGGATGCTGTGGAAGAATAAAGACGTGTAAGATCCATGACCTTACACATGAGATGTGCTTGAGACTAGCTAAAGGTAAAAATATATTGCATGTTATTGACGACAAGTTTCATGTTGGACAGTCCTCCAAAGAAATAagccaagaagaagaagaaaatggcaATTTTTGGGTAAGCCTACAATCAATTTCTAATATTAGTCGTTTAGATTTTGAGCATAGGACACTCCAGAAATGCCATTCCTTTCTTGCTATGTTTCCATCTAAATATGGATTCGGATATGATGGAGGAAGTCCGATCTTTACCAATTACTTGTTCACAGCAACATCAATTCAAGTACTTGACCTCCAATTTGTTTTTCCCTATTTGCCTGCATCTCTTTGGATAAATAACTTAAGTCAGTTGAGGTATCTAGCTTTGCACATTAGTGCATTTTCTGGTTCCCTCTCAATTTTAAGCAGCTTGAAAAATCTACAAACGTTGATTCTGTATAGTGCAAGACCTTATGGAGTAGTATACTTAACCCTTCCAAAGACACCACAATTAAGGGAGCTTTGCATTTTGAAAGGACCTTCATTTCATTTTAAAGATGATGAAGAGAATTTGATATTGGAGAATCTGACAACGTTTTTGTGGTTAAGTGACTTATGTTGCAACAATGAAGCGCTGATGGTGAGGATTCCGAATGTAAAGAAATTGGGGGTAAGATATGAAAAGCCCAAGCGTAGAGACAATATGCATCCTATTGACTTGCTCCATACTTTAAGCCATTTGGAACAACTCGAAGACATCAGGTTTTATGGATATCAATCGTTAAGGTACAATAGGCTAGTTTATATTCCAAAACCATATGATTTTCCACCGAAGCTCAAGAAGTTGAAATTTTCTAACACTTGGATGATATTGGGGATCACGATGACCATCCTTGGAAGGCTACCTAACCTCGAAGTTCTCCAACTAAAATGGAATGCCTTTGATGATTCAGAGACCGAGTGGGAACAAGTTGAAGAGGGGTTTCCAAAATTGAAAGTGTTAGTCTTCCAATCTCAAAGTCTTTGTAGATGGAAAGACAGCGATTTCACTTTCCCAAGCCTTGAGTGCCTCGTGCTAAAGAATTCCTCCTTGAAATCACTCCCTTATGAGAGCCTTTCTGGATGTCCATGCCTTAAGATAATTCACTTGGAAGGGCTTTGTAGTGATGGTGTTTTAGAGTCTGCaaagaaaattcaaaatgatGGAGATGGCCTGCTCGAGGTCCgcgaagaaaatatttatatcatGGGGGCGTTTCTTGACCTGTGAGTGCAACcggataccactagaccacaaggtcttggcagtTATGTTGCTCTACTCTATATATGCATTATCTTCTATACTCCATATACATCTGGATTGTTAATTAGTCTAACACTATTTCTTATTTCAACTACTTTGCAACATAGATTGAAGAGAGTGGAAACAACAAGCTAAGCATTACATGCTCTTCTACCACTTTGAAGGTAACTTTGATGACTCACCATCAAATCAACCGAAGCACTCACCCATACATACCTCTTAGCTCCGATCCCCTGCCACCTACTCCCCCAAAACAAATCCTAAGCTCTGTCAATTTTGTTGTGATTTAAGGTTAGAAATTACATCTTTGTTTTGGTTTTGTATTGCAtgttatttttccatttttcttagcaaattgtgatttgattttgAGCTGAGAAATTGTTCCCTTGAAAAGTGGGAGTGCTTCGGAATAAGTAAAGGGACCGTCTTAGTTTTATTTTGATGATTCATGATTGTTGCTTTTATGCAAATTTTATGTAGTTGTTTTGCATGGATTGTTGAGTATTGAATCACAaatggtattattattatttgataaaatttaatacatgtttattaaattattagttaTGATTACACAGTGTAATATTATTTACCTACCTTAGAGATATTCATCTTACCCCAAAATAGATGTGCTTACCTACCTGATAtgcctataaaaaaaaaattgggttaGGTATCAAAATTTTTCAATCGTTACAcgatggaccagggtccactcTGTATTGTGGACCCTGATTCTAAATGAcgtaattttgaattttaatttggatGGTGACAATTTGTTGTTCAATTCACgttataggttttttttttttttttttttttttttttttNttttttttttttttttttttttttttttatactgtAAAGCATGCGTATGTATCTTGTTTTATACATTTCTTTGTCTCAT contains the following coding sequences:
- the LOC116004778 gene encoding glutathione S-transferase U17-like, coding for MDGGIIKELEFQNETARSQSVKEEVQNETARSQSWFPKLQTVATAQDEEAKKAAISEVEEGLGVLEGAFQSCSKGKKFFGGERMGFLDIALGCFMAWIRVTETFNRIKFVDEAKVPGLANWAQDFCADDAVKDVMPSTEKLAEFAMKMFTHMKPQS
- the LOC116004445 gene encoding putative late blight resistance protein homolog R1B-8 encodes the protein MATKTTSTTSRNQGASAAMPQHVFMVGNNNALEEIKDKLTNSSKEREVISITGMGGIGKTTLAKNVYEDKDIKRHFDIRAWITVSQSYSLDDLLRVLLQSIDVSSPTEEQSVLLQSIDASSPTEEQSAGTFELKDKVRKLLLGKRYLIAIDDIWSTQVWDDLKICFPSEKRNGSRVLLTTRLTNVATHASSGGLPFSMPTLSKEESWDLFCKKIFAKESCPPIEFQEIGRDIVMKCKGLPLSIILMAGILSKAKMKVEDWENVARDVALSSTLYEEQNCEKILLLSYNHLPENLKTCFLYLGVFPEDYEIPVRRLVGYWVAQGFVEDDEALVANNKEEVGWQKLQDLIDRNLIFVEKRGCCGRIKTCKIHDLTHEMCLRLAKGKNILHVIDDKFHVGQSSKEISQEEEENGNFWVSLQSISNISRLDFEHRTLQKCHSFLAMFPSKYGFGYDGGSPIFTNYLFTATSIQVLDLQFVFPYLPASLWINNLSQLRYLALHISAFSGSLSILSSLKNLQTLILYSARPYGVVYLTLPKTPQLRELCILKGPSFHFKDDEENLILENLTTFLWLSDLCCNNEALMVRIPNVKKLGVRYEKPKRRDNMHPIDLLHTLSHLEQLEDIRFYGYQSLRYNRLVYIPKPYDFPPKLKKLKFSNTWMILGITMTILGRLPNLEVLQLKWNAFDDSETEWEQVEEGFPKLKVLVFQSQSLCRWKDSDFTFPSLECLVLKNSSLKSLPYESLSGCPCLKIIHLEGLCSDGVLESAKKIQNDGDGLLEVREENIYIMGAFLDL